CTGCTTGATGCAGTCCTGAAACAGTTCCGCTGATTCAGGTTCAAGTCGCACCTGGGAGGGGCGGGAAACCGCCCCTCTACAGGCTAACCCGATGGAGAAAACCATGGCACCGCTGTTGATTGCCGCAGTAACCCCGGACGACCCAGGTTTTACGGCGTTGCGCGCCGAAAGCCAGGCGCAAAATCTGAATATGCTTCGCCGCCTGGCGGAGAACTGGCAGAGTGGGGAAAATCGCTTTGACGCACCGGGAGAAAAGCTGCTGGGGGCCTTTGCGCATGGGCAGCTGGTCGGCGTTTGCGGGCTGAATATCGACCCTTTTAGCCAGCAGGTGCGGGCCGGGCGCATCCGCCATTTATACATCGGTGAAAGCCACCGCCGGCAGGGGATCGGGCATCAACTACTGGTCTCGGTTATCACCCACTCCGGCACCAGCTTTGATTTTCTCAACACTCATGCGCCGTCAACGGCCTGGTCGTTTTATGAAAATCTGGGATTTCGCCCGGTGTACGATGAACCTCATGTCACGCATCGCCTGTTCTGCTCACTTTAGCCATCGCTGGCTGCCGGGGAATGTGCATGTTACAGTCCAGTGACGATTTATTCCCCATATCCGGGCCGTAATGACCATTACCGTATTCTGTATTTTACTGTTCGCTGCTCTGCTTCACGCCAGCTGGAACGCTATCGTTAAAGCGAGCGGCGATAAGATGTATGCGGCAATCGGCGTTAGCGGTTCAGCCGCATTAATCGCCCTGGTTTTACTCCCCTTTGCCCCACAACCCACACTCGCCAGCGTGCCGTTTCTTGCCGTCTCCTGTGCGTTACAGGTGGTATACACCGTGCTGGTGGCGAAAACCTACCAGGTCTCGGATATGAGCCAGACCTATCCGCTGATGCGCGGTACCGCGCCGCTGCTGGTGGCGATAATCAGCGTCATCTTCCTTGGCGACCATCTCTCGCCGCTGGCGTGGCTGGGGATTGGCGTCATCTGCCTGGCGATTCTGGCGATGGCCTTTAACGGTCGATCCAGTTCAAGTACCGGCATCGTACTGGCGCTGATTAACGCCTGTTTTATTGCCGGTTACACGCTGGTGGACGGAACCGGGGTGCGGCTTTCAGAAACCGCGCTGGGCTATACGCTGTGGACTTTTTTTATGAACGGTTTTTGTCTGCTGAGCTGGGCGATGATCGCCCGACGCCAGCAGGCCAGCCGCTATCTGCGCCAGAACTGGAAGAAAGGCATGATCGGCGGCGTCGGCACCATGGGCTCTTATGGTCTGGCGCTGTGGGCGATGACTCAGGCACCGCTGGCGGTCGTCGCCGCGCTACGTGAGACGTCGATTCTGTTCGGCGCAGTTATCGCTTTTATCCTGTTGAAAGAAAAGCTCGTTCCACTGCGCATTGTTGCGGCTTGCGGTATCGCCGCCGGGGCGATTCTGTTACGGCTGTCTTAACCCAGACATGGCAACATTAGTTGCCGATTATTGTTTACAAAACCTACCTGAAATCCTCCCTGTAATCCCCCTCATAGGGTTGTTCTGTCATTTTTATGTGGTAGATTCCTCCATCGTTTTGCGGGTGTGTTAGTCACATATTCTTTATCTTCCATATTTCACAAAGTATTCATCGACATGAAACGGCATAAGAACTTCAATTTGTTGTTGATGCTGGTACTGCTGGTGGCCGTCGGCCAGATGGCGCAGACCATATATATCCCGGCGATTGCTGATATGGCGGTATCGCTCAACGTCCGTGAGGGCGCGGTGCAGAGCGTGATGGCCGCTTATCTGTTGACCTACGGCGTATCGCAGCTCTTCTATGGCCCGCTGTCCGATCGCGTTGGTCGTCGCCCGGTGATCCTCGTGGGAATGTCTATTTTTATGCTGGCGACGCTGGTTGCCATCACTACCCATAGCCTGCCGGTGCTGATCGCCGCCAGCGCAATGCAGGGGATGGGCACCGGAGTCGGCGGCGTGATGGCGCGAACCCTGCCGCGCGATCTGTATGAAGGCGCACAGCTCAGGCACGCTAACAGTCTGTTGAATATGGGCATTCTGGTCAGTCCGCTGCTTGCGCCGCTGATCGGCGGCATTCTCGATACCCTGTGGAACTGGCGGGCCTGCTACGTCTTCCTGCTGGTGCTTTGTGCTGGCGTGACCTTCAGCATGGCGCGCTGGATGCCGGAAACCCGACCAACCGGCGCACCGCGTACCCGGCTTATCACCAATTACAAAACGCTGTTCGGCACCAGCGCGTTTAACTGCTATCTGCTGATGCTGATCGGCGGCCTGGCGGGTATTGCTGTGTTCGAAGCCTGTTCCGGCGTGCTGATGGGCGCTGTGCTGGGCTTGAGCAGCCTGTCGGTGAGCATTCTGTTTATTCTGCCAATCCCGGCGGCGTTCTTTGGTGCGTGGTTTGCCGGACGCCCGAATAAACGCTTCTCGACGCTGATGTGGCAATCGGTGATTTGCTGCCTGCTGGCGGGGGTGATGATGTGGATCCCGGGCTTGCTGGGCATAATGACCGTCTGGACCCTGCTGGCACCTGCCGCGCTGTTCTTTTTTGGCGCGGGGATGCTGTTCCCGCTGGCAACCAGCGGCGCGATGGAGCCATTTCCGTTCCTCGCCGGAACCGCCGGGGCGCTGGTGGGCGGGCTGCAAAACATTGGCTCCGGCGTGCTGGCGTGGTTGTCGGCAATGATGCCGCAGACCGGTCAGGGCAGCCTGGGCCTGTTAATGATGCTGATGGGCTTGCTGATTCTGCTGTGCTGGCTGCCGCTGGCATCGCGGTTTAGCCGCCACCAGCAGCCAGTTTAAAGCTTCGCCAGTTCGTGACGCGGGCTACCGGCCCGCAGATGGCTGTGAACCTGTAGGGGGGAATCAGCCGCCAATCCCGTGGCTAATCAGTGCCAGCGCGTGGCTGACAATCATCTGCTTGTTCACTGATTGCAACCGCACATCGGTATGGGTACGGGAAAACGGCACCAGTACCAGGCTTATTAAGGTGGTAAACAGCAGCTCCGGCGACAGCGCCGGGTTGAGTTTGCCCTCCTGCTGCCAGCGGCGCACCGTCGACAGCATTTTGTGGTATTTCTCATCGCCAAAACGCGCGTGCATATGCTGACGCAGTACCGGCATCTCGCCGATGATCTCCTGCATCCACAGCGGTGCGAACCATGCATTTTTCTCCGCCATCGCCGCCAGAGTTTCAATAAGCAGGGTAAAAGCGGTCACCGGCTCATCGCTATGTTCAACAAAAATTAGGCCGATGTCGTTGCGCAGCGGCATAAAGCGCTCTTCGACCAGCTTTTCCACCAGCGCCTCCCGCGAGCTGAAATAGTAGTGCAGCATCGCGGGCGTCACCCCCGCTTCTTTGGCGATGGCGTTCAGTGAAATTCGCGCGATCCCGTGGCGGGCAAACAGCGCCAGGGCAATATCCATCAACTGTTCGCGGTTGGCGGAGCCGGATTTCTGCCCGCGCGGGCGACCGGGGCGACGTGGAGCTTCATTGTCTTTTTGTGCTGACATCGTATGGCGATCCCTTGACCTGATTCATCATTTCCCTAAATATTAATTATATATTTAATTAATTTCAAGCGAGTGATGCTATGACATCTGAAGTCGCGAGCCAACCGGCGGTACCCTCGATCCGCCTGCTCTTCAGCGCTCTACTGCTGGTCATGCTGCTATCAGCGCTGGACCAGACTATTGTCTCGACCGCGCTGCCGACCATCGTCGGCGAACTCGGCGGGCTGGATAAACTCTCGTGGGTAGTGACCGCCTATATCCTCAGTTCGACCATCGCGGTGCCGCTGTACGGCAAATTTGGCGATCTGTTCGGACGAAAAATTGTCCTGCAGGTGGCGATCGTGCTGTTCCTTGCCGGTTCCGCCCTGTGCGGGCTGGCGCAGAACATGACCCAACTGGTGCTGATGCGCGCCCTGCAAGGGTTGGGCGGCGGTGGTCTGATGGTGATCAGCATGGCGGCGGTAGCCGATGTGATCCCGCCTGCTAATCGCGGTCGCTATCAGGGGTTATTCGGTGGTGTTTTTGGCCTGGCGACGGTGATCGGGCCGTTAATCGGCGGCTTCCTGGTGCAGCACGCCTCCTGGCGCTGGATTTTCTACATCAACCTGCCGCTGGGCCTGTTCGCGCTGCTGGTGATCGGCGCGGTTTTTCACAGCAGCAACAAGCGCAGCCAGCACCAGATCGACTGGCTGGGGGCGATTTACCTCAGCATGGCGCTGCTGTGCATCATCCTGTTTACCTCCGAGGGTGGCAGCGTTCGCGCGTGGAGCGACCCGCAGCTGTGGTGTATTCTGGCCTTTGGCGTGGTGGGGATTATCGGTTTTATTCATGAAGAACGACTGGCCGCGGAGCCGATTATTCCGCTCTCATTGTTCCGCAACCGCAGCTTTCTGCTGTGCAGCCTGATTGGCTTTGTCGTTGGGATGTCGTTGTTTGGTTCGGTGACCTTTCTGCCGCTCTATTTGCAGGTGGTAAAAGCGGCGACGCCGACCGAGGCGGGGCTACAGCTGATCCCGCTGATGGGTGGGCTACTGCTGACCTCGATCATCAGCGGACGCGTTATCAGCCATACCGGTAAGTACCGGGTGTTTCCGATTATCGGCACCTTGCTGGGCGTGGTGGGAATGGTGCTGCTGACGCGCATTACCATCCACTCGCCGATGTGGCAGCTGTATCTGTTCACCAGCGTGCTGGGAGCGGGTCTGGGACTGGTGATGCAGGTGCTGATACTGGCAGTGCAGAACGCGATGCCTGCGCAAATGTACGGTGTGGCAACCTCCGGCGTGACGCTGTTCCGCTCGATTGGCGGCTCTATCGGCGTGGCGCTGTTTGGCGCGGTATTCACTCATGTATTGCAAAATAACCTGCAACACCTGCTGCCGGAAGGTGCGCAGCTGCCGCGGGCGCTGAATCCGGCGGCGGTACAGAATTTGCCTGCGGAGATTCGTCTGGATTACCTCGACTCCTTCGGGGCCGCTATCCACGCGGCGTTCCTGATGGCGGCCTGCATTATGGCGGTGGCGTTTGTGCTCTCCTGGCTACTGAAAGAAGCACCGCTGAAAACGACTGCTCACTAGGCGGTGGCGGCAATACGCAGCAGCGCCCGACGTAGGGCAGGTGCGGCGAAATCGATAAATTTACGCAGCTTGAGCGGGGCCAGATCTCGGGCGTTAGAGAGCAGATGCACCGGCGCGGGTTCCGGCTCCATCGTTTGAAAAATCAGCTTCAGTTCGCCGCACACCAGGCCATCGATAGCCTGGTAATGCAGCAGGCGCGCCACGCCAGCCCCCAGTCGGGCGGCGTCGGCGGCGCTCTCCGGGGTGGTCACCGAAAGCACCGGAGCGAGCGCGACCAGCCGGTCCTGCGCTTCCGTGGTATTAAACCGCCAGCCGCTGTAGGGCATCGGCGACTCAATGTGAATCATCGGCAGCATGGTCAGATCGCGCGGGCGTTCTGGCGTGCCGTGTTTTTCCAGCAACCCCGGATGCGCACAGGTGACGATGCGCATCTCACCAAGGCGGGTCGCCACCATCCCGCTATCCGGCAAGGCACCGATACGTACCGCTAAATCAACATGCTCGTCCACCAGGTCGGCGTTGCGATCGCTAAGCAGTAAACGGACGCGAATCTGCGGGTAACGGGCAAAAAATTCCGTGATTACCGGTAAAACGTGCAAGCGACCAAACATGATAGGCGCGGAGATCGTCAGCTCGCCTTTTGGTTCCTGATATTCGCCCACCGCCTGGCGCTCGGCGTTCTCCACCTCTTCAAGAATGCGCCGCGCGGCGGCGACATAATCGGCTCCGGCGTCGGTCAGCGTTAGCTTGCGGGTTGTACGGATGAGCAGGCGCACGCCGAGCGCATTTTCCAGTTCGGCAATATTGCGGCTGACGGTGGTCAGAGGCGTATTTAGTGCCCGCGCCGCTGCCGACATACTGCCGAGTTCAGTCACTTTCACCAGCAGCGCCATGGCGCTGAGTCGGTCCATAATTATCCCGTTTTCCGGAAAGATGATTGCCAGATCCCCACTATTATCTTTTTTGTCGACACAGTCCATGATGAGTCATGCCACATCGCCTTCGGAGGAATTATGTCAGCAGACTTTCTTGATATCGCCATGACCCCTAACGTGATGGATGTTCAGCATGAGATGGGTAGCGATGAGATGTGGCAGTCGCCGCATCGCCCGCGTAGAGGCAAGCGCTTCAGCGACAGCGAAGAGGGGATGATCGCCACCCGCGATAGCTTCTACCTGGCGACGATTTCGCAAACCGGCTGGCCCTATATTCAGCATCGCGGCGGCCCGGTGGGTTTCCTGCATCTGCTGGATGAGACCACTCTGGCGATGGCGGATTTCTCTGGCAATCGCCAGTACATCACCACCGGCAATCTGCGCGGTAGCGACCGGGCGTGTCTGTTTTTGATGGATTACCCGCGCCGTGCCAGGCTGAAAATCTACGCCACCGTGGAAGTTGTGGCGGCGGAGAGCGACCCGCAACTGCTGGCGTGCATCACGCCGGAGAACTATCGGGCCAGAATCGAGCGCATTTTTCGCTTTCATTTACAGGCTTTTGACTGGAACTGCCCTCAGCATATTACCCCGCGCTACACCGCCCAGCAGGTAGCGGAGTATAGCCAGACGCTGCAACAGCGTATTGACGATCTGGAGCAGGAGAACCAGCGCCTGCAACAGCTTATATACCCAAAATAATTCGAGTTGCTTAAAGGCGGCAAGGGAGTGAGTCCCCAGGAGCATAGATAACTATGTGACTGGGGTGAACGAGTGTAGCCAACACATAAGCAACTTGAAGTATGAAGGGTATTCATACAGGAGAATAATGATGACCGAACAACGCCCACCTCTGCCGCCGTTTACCCGCGAGAGCGCCGCGCAAAAAGTGCGGGCCGCCGAAGATGGCTGGAACAGCCGCGATGCCGGAAAGGTCGCGCTGGCCTACACCGTCGATAGCGAATGGCGTAATCGCAGCGAGTTTGTGCACGGCAGGACGCAAATTATCGACTTTTTGCAGCGAAAATGGCGTAAAGAGCAGGAATATCGTCTGATTAAGGAACTGTGGGCGTGGAGCGACAATCGTATTGCGGTGCGCTTTGCCTATGAGTGGCACGATGACAGCGGCAACTGGTTTCGCTCCTACGGCAATGAGAACTGGGAGTTTGATGAACGCGGCCTGATGCACACGCGCTACGCTTGCATCAACGACCTGCCGATCGCCGAAAGCGAGCGCCTGTTCCACTGGCCCCAGGGCCGTCGCCCGGACGATCACCCGGGATTGAGTGCGCTGGGGCTGTAAACATCGACCCCTCCCCGGCTCGCGCTGCGCTTAGCCGGGCTACGGATTTACAGCCGCCTGAGATCGGGTAGCCCGGCTAAGGCGCATCGCGCCGCGAGCCGGGGGAAGATGATTTTATTTCCGATTGCCGTTTTTGCGTTTAAAACCTCACCCCAAAGTCGTTATAGTTTCAGACGAAAAAATAATAACGATTCTCTATGGACTGACGGGGTAATAACAATGAAATTGCGTTTACGGACAGCCGCCGCCGTGGTGCTGGCGGGCCTGCTGCTGACAGGCTGCGACCAGAAGGGCAGCGATGCCAAACACATTAAAGTTGGCGTGATTAACGGCGCTGAACAGGATGTGGCGGAAGTGGCCAGGAAAGTCGCCAAAGAGAAATATGGCCTCGACGTTGAGCTGGTGGGCTTTAGCGGCTCGCTGCTGCCCAACGAATCTACCAACGCCGGGGATCTGGACGCTAACGTCTTCCAGCACCGTCCGTTCCTCGCCCAGGATAACAAAGCCCACAACTATCGCCTGGTGGCGGTCGGTAATACCTTCGTCTTCCCGATGGCGGGCTATTCGCGCAAAGTTAAATCCGTCGCCGAGCTGAAAGACGGCGCGACCATCGCCATTCCTAACGACCCGACCAACCTGGGCCGCGCGCTGCTTCTGCTCCAGCAGGAGAAGCTGATTACGCTCAAGGCGGGCACCGGCCTGCTGCCGACGGCGGTCGATATCACCGACAACCCACATAACCTGAAAATCATGGAGCTGGAAGGGGCGCAGCTACCGCGTGTGATTGACGACCCGCAAGTCGATGTGGCGATCATCAGCACGACTTACCTCCAACAGACCGGGTTAACGCCGGTGCGCGACGGCATCTTTATCGAAGACAAAAACTCGCCATATGTGAACATCATCGTGACCCGCGAAGACAACAAAGACGCGGAAAACGTAAAAGAGTTTATGCAGTCCTACCAGTCGCCGGAAGTGGCGAAGGCGGCAGAGACCATCTTCAACGGCGGTGCGGTTCCCGGCTGGTAATCATTCACACAAGGAGGAGTGGCGATGACCCGGCAACGCCAGGCAGATTTGCTGCTAATAGCCGCGACGGTTATCGCCGCCTGCGGATGGATTTTTTCCCGTGAAGCGATTGCCGGCATGCCGGTTTTCGCCTTCCTCGGCCTGCGTTTTTTCTTTGCCGCGCTGCTGTTGCTGCCGTTCTGTCGCGGATTTCGCGTCGACAAGCAGCACTGGCCGCGCATTATTATCAGCGGTCTGTGGTTTGCGTTAAACCTGTGCCTGTGGATCTACTCGGTATCGACAACTCCGTCGCTGGGCGAAGGGGCGTTTATTATGAGCCTGTCGATGCTGTTCGTGCCGCTTACCGCGTGGGCGATGATGAAAGCGCGTCCGGCGCGGGCCTACTGGGAATGCCTGCCGATTGCCATTGTCGGCCTCGGTTTGCTCAGCCTGCATATGCCGATTGAGTTTCACCCCAGTCAGGGCTGGTTTCTGCTGACCGCGCTAGTGCAATCAATCTGGTTTTGCTACACCAGCAACTGCGCCCGCGAGGTGCCGCTGATCCCGCTAACTACCGTGCAGCTTGGCATCACCGGGATTGTCGGACTGGGGATTTCCGCCGCCGTCGAGACCTGGGATCAGCCGTTTACCCTGCCGACCTTCGGCTGGCTGCTCGCCAGCATTGTCATCGCGACCAGCCTGCGCTTCGGCCTGCAAATGAAGGGGCAGAAATACGCAGCGGTCGCCAGTGCGGCAATTATTATGGTGCTTGAGCCTCTGTTGACGGTGATTGCCGCCGCGCTGTGGTACGGCGAACAGCTGCCGTTGCAGAAGATTATCGGCGGCGTGCTGATCCTCGTCGCCCAGCTGTGGTTCCGCTGGCGGATGCTAAAGCCGCTACGCTAAACCGGTCCGCCGCTGCGCCATCAGATGCAGCAGCGGCACCAGCGATAGTCCGTCCGGCATCTCGCCGCGGGCGATCAGCTGGCCAATCTCTTCGAGGGTAAACCAGCCGGTTTCCATCACCTCATCCTGATCTTCATCCATACCTACATAGCTTAAATCGCGGGCGAGCCAGGTGATAAACAGCTGGTCGCTGCTGCCGTAAGAGGGGTTATAGCGGATAATTTCTTCGGCATTTTTCGCCTGCCAGCCGGTTTCTTCCCGTAGTTCACGCAGGGCCGCCTCGCGCGGATCTTCCCCTTCATCAACGCCGCCCGAAGGAACGGCCCACACCACCTGGTCTATTAGATAACGGTAGTGGCGGATTAGCAGCACTTTGTCATCCTGCATAGCCACAATCCCCACCGCCGGTCGCGGGTAGTGGATGGAGTAAAAATCCCGCCGATCGCCGGGGGCCATATCAATGCCGACCTTGCGCATGCTGAACCACGGAGTATCCGCCATAACCTCGGCATCGTGCATATCGGCGGCGGTGAGTTTCTTTTTCATTGTAGCCACTGTTCCTCAAAGTTGAGCGTTCAGCACACCATAGGCAGGGGCGGATGGCAACCGCCGCAGATTGGCCCAATCCCATCGATCATTGCCCAAACGCCCATATTGCGCCAGGCTTGTGGCACGTACGATGTTCGCCAGATAACCGCGAAGAGGAATGAGCATCATGAAAATAACCCACATCCGTAATGCTACGCAGATTATTGAATATGCTGGTCAAAAATTTCTTATTGACCCCATGCTTTCTGACAAAGGTGCCTGGGCGGGATTTGCCGGAACCGCGCGCAGCGAGCTGCGCAACCCGTTGGTGGCGCTGCCTTTCTCTGTTGAAAAGATTGTTGATGTTGACGCCATTATCGTCACCCACACCCATGAAGATCACTGGGACGAGGCGGCGATCGCCGCGATCCCCAAAACGCTGCCGATCTATGTTCAGCATGAGGCCGATGCTCAGTTGCTGCGCGGACAAGGGTTCAGTGATATTCGTCTGCTCTCTGAGGACAGCGCATTTGCCGACGTTGCCCTGGTGAAAACCACTTCCGGCCAGCACGGTAGCGACCGCACTTATGCGGTTGCGGCGATGGCCGAACGTCTGGGCGAAGCCTGCGGCGTGGTTCTGCGTCATCCGCAGGAGAAAACCCTGTGGCTGGTGGGTGATACCATCTGGCGCGATGACGTAGAAGCCGATATGGTCAGACTGCAACCGGACGTGGTGGTGCTGAATGCCGGATATGCTCACGTTATCGGTTTTGGGCCGATCATTATGGGCAAAGAAGATGTGCTGAAGGCGCATTTCACCCTACCGGAAGCCAAAATTGTCGCAAGTCATATGGAAGCGGTAAACCACTGCCTGCTGAGCCGCGATGAGCTGCGTCAGTACGTGGCCGACAATCAGATTGCCGATGCGGTCAGCATCCCGCAGGATGGGGAAACGTTGGTCTTTTAATGCTGGAGCGGGCGATGAAACTCACGGAAGTGGCGATTGTGGCGGTGGACGGGTTTAGCCCGTTCCACTACTCGGTGCCCTGTATGCTGTTTGGCGATACGGTCTCGGAAACCAAACGCTTTAACCTGCATATTTGCGCCGAACGACCGGGGCTATTGACCGCTCGCGACGGCTTTGCGCTGAACGCCAGCGGCGACTTTGCGACCCTTGAACAGGCGGATATTGTCGTGGTGCCTTACTGGGGCGCAGTGAACCAACGTCCTGTGCAGTCGCTGCTCGACAGCCTTGTGCGAGCGCGTAATAACGGCGCGGAAATCGTCGGCCTGTGCCTCGGGGCATTTGTGCTGGGCTACGCCGGGCTGCTGGACGGCAAGCGGGCGGCGACCCATTGGGAGTTCGAGCAGGATTTTCAGCGTCTGTTTCCGCAGGTGCAGCTGGATATCAACGCCCTGTACGTCGATGACCAGCGCATTATTACCTCGGCGGGCACCGCGGCAGCACTCGACTGCTGCCTGTATATCATCCGCCAGCGTTTCGGCAGCCTTGCCGCCAATCAGATTGCCCGGCGGATGATCGTCCCGCCGCACCGCGAGGGCGGGCAGGCGCAGTTTATTGCTCAGCCGGTGCCGAAAAACACCCGCGACGCGCGGATTAACGGCCTGCTTGAGTATCTCCAGCAGCATATCCGCGAACCACATAATCTTGATTCGCTGGCGCAGGTGGCGGCAATGAGCCGCCGCACCCTGACCCGCCATTTCGCCAAAGCGACCGGCATGAGCATCGCCGACTGGCTTTCCGCCGAACGCCTGCGACGCAGCCAGCTTCTGCTGGAAGCCGGGGATCTACCGATTGAACAGGTGGCTGAGGAAGTGGGCTATCTCTCCGCCGTGACTTATCGCCAGCAGTTTAAATCGCGTTTTGGCGTTAGCCCGGCGGAGTGGCGGCGTACCTTTCGCCGTGGCGCTTAACCGCCGAGAGTAGCGCTGTCGATCACGAAGCGGTATTTCACGTCGCCTTTGACCATTCTCTCCCAGGCTTCGTTAATCTGATCGCCGCGAATCAGCTCAATATCGGCGACGATACCGTGCTCGGCGCAAAAATCGAGCATCTCCTGGGTTTCAGGAATGCCGCCGATCATCGACCCGGCAATCGACCGGCGACGGAAGATCAGGTTAAACACTTCCGGTGACGGATGCGGCGTGGCGGGCGCGCCCACCAGGGTTAGCGTGCCGTCGCGTTTAAGCAGCGTGGTAAAGGCATCGAGATTGTGCGGTGCCGCCACGGTGTTGAGAATAAAGTCGAAGCTTTTCACGTGCGCCGCCATCTCGTCCTCGTTGCGCGACACTACGACCTCATCCGCGCCTAGCTCCCGCGCCGTATCACGCTTGGATTCTGAGGTGGTGAATGCCACCACGTGGGCGCCCATGGCGTGGGCCAACTTAATCCCCATATGCCCCAGCCCACCGATCCCGACAACGCCCACTTTTTTGCCCGGCCCGACGTTCCAGTGGCGCAGCGGCGAGTAGGTGGTGATACCCGCGCACAGCAGCGGTGCGACGGCGGCCAGCTGCTCTTTAGGATGGCGCACGCGCAGCACGTAGCGCTGATGAACGACGATTTGCTGGGAGTAACCCCCCAGGGTGTGGCCAGGGGTATCCTGCGTTGGGCCGTTGTAGGTGAGCACCATGTGATCGCAGTAGTTTTCTAGCCCGTCCTGGCACTCCTCGCACGCTTTACAGCTATCGACCATGCAGCCGACGCCCACCAGATCGCCAACGGCATAGCCGGAGACCCGGTTGCCCACGGCGGTCACCCGGCCAACGATTTCATGGCCCGGCACGCAGGGGTAGAGCGTTCCGGCCCATTCGGAGCGCGCCTGGTGTAAATCGGAGTGGCAGACGCCGCAATAATCAATGGCGATCTGCACATCGTCCGGCCCAGGTTCGCGGCGGGTGATGGCCATAGCACCCAGCGGCTGGCTGGCGGAATTCGTACCAATAGCGTTGATCTGCATAGCAAAACCTCTTCTACGTAACGGAGTTGAATAAAACGGAGGGGGGAGAACGTTTTTTGCGCGGTAGAGTAAAGCGTAGCCTGGTTGAAGCGGGATGGGAGGAGGAAAGCTCAAAGGGTTAAAGAGCTGCTGCGGCAAGAGGGGATTTAGTTAGTTATTAATATATACCCGTCATACTTCAAGTTGCATGTGCGTTGGCTTTCCTCGCTCGCCCCAGTCACTTACTTCAGTAAGCTCCTGGGGACTCACTGCGTCGCCGCCTTCCTGCCACTCGAATTATTTAGGGTATAGTACGGGCTGATTTTTAAACTTAATCAGGTCTGCAATAAGTAACGAATCGTGTCTTTTG
This Klebsiella sp. RHBSTW-00484 DNA region includes the following protein-coding sequences:
- a CDS encoding DMT family transporter, whose product is MTRQRQADLLLIAATVIAACGWIFSREAIAGMPVFAFLGLRFFFAALLLLPFCRGFRVDKQHWPRIIISGLWFALNLCLWIYSVSTTPSLGEGAFIMSLSMLFVPLTAWAMMKARPARAYWECLPIAIVGLGLLSLHMPIEFHPSQGWFLLTALVQSIWFCYTSNCAREVPLIPLTTVQLGITGIVGLGISAAVETWDQPFTLPTFGWLLASIVIATSLRFGLQMKGQKYAAVASAAIIMVLEPLLTVIAAALWYGEQLPLQKIIGGVLILVAQLWFRWRMLKPLR
- a CDS encoding NUDIX domain-containing protein, giving the protein MKKKLTAADMHDAEVMADTPWFSMRKVGIDMAPGDRRDFYSIHYPRPAVGIVAMQDDKVLLIRHYRYLIDQVVWAVPSGGVDEGEDPREAALRELREETGWQAKNAEEIIRYNPSYGSSDQLFITWLARDLSYVGMDEDQDEVMETGWFTLEEIGQLIARGEMPDGLSLVPLLHLMAQRRTGLA
- a CDS encoding MBL fold metallo-hydrolase — encoded protein: MKITHIRNATQIIEYAGQKFLIDPMLSDKGAWAGFAGTARSELRNPLVALPFSVEKIVDVDAIIVTHTHEDHWDEAAIAAIPKTLPIYVQHEADAQLLRGQGFSDIRLLSEDSAFADVALVKTTSGQHGSDRTYAVAAMAERLGEACGVVLRHPQEKTLWLVGDTIWRDDVEADMVRLQPDVVVLNAGYAHVIGFGPIIMGKEDVLKAHFTLPEAKIVASHMEAVNHCLLSRDELRQYVADNQIADAVSIPQDGETLVF
- a CDS encoding GlxA family transcriptional regulator, whose amino-acid sequence is MKLTEVAIVAVDGFSPFHYSVPCMLFGDTVSETKRFNLHICAERPGLLTARDGFALNASGDFATLEQADIVVVPYWGAVNQRPVQSLLDSLVRARNNGAEIVGLCLGAFVLGYAGLLDGKRAATHWEFEQDFQRLFPQVQLDINALYVDDQRIITSAGTAAALDCCLYIIRQRFGSLAANQIARRMIVPPHREGGQAQFIAQPVPKNTRDARINGLLEYLQQHIREPHNLDSLAQVAAMSRRTLTRHFAKATGMSIADWLSAERLRRSQLLLEAGDLPIEQVAEEVGYLSAVTYRQQFKSRFGVSPAEWRRTFRRGA
- a CDS encoding NAD(P)-dependent alcohol dehydrogenase, which encodes MQINAIGTNSASQPLGAMAITRREPGPDDVQIAIDYCGVCHSDLHQARSEWAGTLYPCVPGHEIVGRVTAVGNRVSGYAVGDLVGVGCMVDSCKACEECQDGLENYCDHMVLTYNGPTQDTPGHTLGGYSQQIVVHQRYVLRVRHPKEQLAAVAPLLCAGITTYSPLRHWNVGPGKKVGVVGIGGLGHMGIKLAHAMGAHVVAFTTSESKRDTARELGADEVVVSRNEDEMAAHVKSFDFILNTVAAPHNLDAFTTLLKRDGTLTLVGAPATPHPSPEVFNLIFRRRSIAGSMIGGIPETQEMLDFCAEHGIVADIELIRGDQINEAWERMVKGDVKYRFVIDSATLGG